The following proteins come from a genomic window of Gimesia chilikensis:
- a CDS encoding DUF1501 domain-containing protein has protein sequence MPAHSPTRHPLISRRTALEVGSVSLLGMGINHLDALRAQAAGGTKHRTAKSCIFIFLSGGLSQHESFDMKPNASAEIRGEFDPIATRTPGVQVSEHLPMLAQRSHLWSVCRTLSHGTNEHSMGHHIMLTGRSDIPTGFNPGRPMTTDHPSIAAIAGDVLRSRTNLPPAIVLPDKIVHRSGRVIPGQFAGRMGSNRDPWIIEASPFHAQSYGAFPDYAFDHQQRGGTDKRVFKTPHLKLSQGMTHSRMSNRIQLLKELGAQRQMLDNAGQVESFDRYRAAAISLLNDDKVHYAMDVTSADDKIQERYGKNSFGWSLLMARRLVETGVNLVQVNLGNNESWDTHGNIFPHLKDKLLPPTDRAVSALLDDLHESGQLKDTLVVMCSEFGRTPKISQLAKVYANPGRDHWGATQSILLAGGGVKGGRVVGKTDKIGGFPIDQPQKPENFAATIYKALGLPQTAFWQDDVDRPHYIYEGEPIPGLT, from the coding sequence ATGCCTGCCCACAGTCCCACCCGCCATCCTCTGATCTCTCGTCGAACCGCACTCGAAGTCGGTTCGGTGAGTCTGCTGGGGATGGGAATCAATCACCTGGATGCACTCCGGGCACAAGCAGCCGGCGGAACGAAACACCGTACTGCAAAGTCCTGTATCTTCATCTTCCTCTCCGGCGGTCTCTCACAGCACGAGAGCTTTGATATGAAGCCGAATGCCAGCGCGGAGATCCGCGGTGAGTTCGATCCAATCGCCACCCGCACTCCGGGCGTGCAGGTTTCCGAACATCTGCCGATGCTCGCGCAGCGCAGTCACCTCTGGTCCGTCTGTCGTACGTTGTCGCATGGGACGAACGAACATTCGATGGGTCACCATATCATGCTCACCGGTCGATCGGATATCCCCACTGGATTCAATCCCGGGCGTCCTATGACCACCGATCATCCTTCGATTGCCGCCATCGCTGGGGATGTACTCCGTTCGCGAACCAATCTCCCCCCTGCCATCGTATTGCCGGATAAAATCGTGCATCGCAGCGGTCGCGTCATTCCCGGACAGTTCGCCGGACGCATGGGGTCCAATCGTGATCCCTGGATCATCGAAGCTTCTCCCTTCCACGCGCAGTCCTACGGTGCTTTTCCGGATTACGCATTCGACCATCAGCAGCGAGGCGGTACAGACAAGCGGGTCTTCAAGACTCCGCACCTCAAACTCTCCCAGGGGATGACGCACAGCCGGATGAGTAATCGCATTCAACTGCTGAAGGAACTCGGAGCACAGCGGCAGATGCTGGACAATGCAGGGCAGGTCGAAAGTTTCGACCGCTACCGCGCCGCAGCGATCTCTCTGCTGAATGACGACAAAGTGCATTATGCGATGGATGTCACCAGTGCAGACGATAAGATTCAGGAACGCTACGGCAAAAACTCGTTTGGCTGGTCTCTGCTCATGGCGCGACGCCTGGTCGAGACGGGCGTGAATCTGGTGCAGGTCAATCTGGGTAACAACGAATCCTGGGATACGCACGGAAACATCTTCCCGCATCTCAAGGATAAGCTTCTGCCTCCCACCGACCGTGCCGTTTCCGCTCTGCTGGATGATCTGCACGAAAGTGGACAGCTTAAAGACACCCTCGTTGTCATGTGCAGTGAATTCGGTCGCACCCCTAAGATTTCTCAACTGGCCAAAGTCTATGCCAATCCGGGCCGGGATCACTGGGGAGCGACCCAGTCTATTCTGCTGGCGGGAGGCGGAGTCAAAGGGGGCCGCGTTGTCGGGAAGACCGACAAGATCGGCGGCTTCCCCATCGATCAGCCGCAGAAACCGGAAAACTTTGCTGCGACCATCTACAAAGCACTGGGCCTGCCCCAGACCGCTTTCTGGCAGGACGATGTCGACCGTCCGCACTACATCTACGAAGGCGAACCTATTCCGGGGCTCACCTGA
- a CDS encoding DUF1501 domain-containing protein, protein MLRLEDQSIRLCDRMPRRSFMQIGGLAMGGMSLPQILKAQEQSGKRSSHKAVIMIFLAGGPPHQDMFDLKPDAPDEVRGEFKPIDTNVPGIQISELMPRVAGMMDKFSIIRSLVGAEGRHDSFECCTGHHFRSSQPQGGWPSLGSALSRVAGPVHPTVPPYIDLSHTMAHDPWNIKGPGYLGLTHAPFRPDGRVMENMTLNSINKGRLSERTRLLEDLDRFRRTSETGLTDGTYDGYTQQALDVLSSSRLVEALDLEREDPKVRARYGKDDPKVLSYKLDMGYQAIMSRFLLARRAVEAGARCVTCSFAHFDWHGNNFGHARKVVPLLDQGVAALVQDLHDRGMDKDVTVLVWGEFGRTPKINKNAGRDHWPRVHAALMAGGGMQTGQVIGSTNRLGEEAVDRPVHMQEVFATLYHNLGIDVASTTIEDNNGRPQYLIDQQTPIRELV, encoded by the coding sequence ATGCTCAGGCTAGAAGATCAGTCAATTCGTTTATGTGACCGCATGCCCCGCCGCTCTTTCATGCAGATTGGTGGCCTGGCAATGGGGGGAATGTCCCTGCCCCAGATTCTGAAAGCGCAGGAACAGTCGGGGAAGCGTTCTTCACACAAAGCCGTCATCATGATCTTCCTCGCCGGTGGTCCGCCGCATCAGGATATGTTCGACCTGAAACCAGACGCACCGGATGAAGTCCGCGGTGAATTCAAACCGATCGACACCAACGTCCCCGGGATACAGATCAGCGAACTGATGCCCCGCGTCGCCGGTATGATGGATAAGTTTTCGATCATCCGCTCGCTGGTCGGCGCAGAAGGTCGCCACGATTCGTTCGAGTGCTGCACCGGTCATCACTTCCGCAGTTCTCAACCTCAGGGAGGCTGGCCCTCTCTGGGATCGGCTCTCTCCCGTGTGGCAGGCCCCGTACATCCGACGGTTCCTCCCTACATTGATTTGTCACATACGATGGCCCACGATCCCTGGAACATCAAAGGTCCCGGCTATCTGGGACTGACACATGCTCCATTCCGTCCCGATGGACGCGTGATGGAGAACATGACGTTGAATTCAATCAACAAAGGACGACTCTCCGAACGAACGCGACTGCTGGAAGACCTGGACCGTTTTCGCAGGACCTCCGAAACCGGTCTGACCGACGGCACCTACGATGGCTATACGCAGCAGGCACTGGATGTCCTCTCTTCCTCACGTCTGGTTGAAGCACTGGATCTGGAACGCGAAGATCCCAAAGTCCGCGCCCGTTATGGAAAAGATGACCCCAAGGTACTCAGCTACAAACTGGATATGGGATACCAGGCAATCATGTCCCGCTTTCTGCTGGCCCGACGGGCAGTGGAAGCAGGCGCACGCTGTGTCACCTGCAGCTTCGCTCACTTTGACTGGCACGGTAATAACTTTGGTCATGCCCGCAAGGTCGTTCCCCTGCTCGACCAGGGAGTCGCGGCCCTGGTTCAGGATCTGCATGATCGCGGCATGGATAAAGATGTGACCGTTTTGGTCTGGGGCGAATTTGGTCGCACGCCCAAGATCAACAAAAACGCTGGCCGTGATCACTGGCCCCGCGTGCACGCCGCCCTGATGGCAGGCGGAGGCATGCAGACAGGCCAGGTGATCGGTTCGACTAACCGACTGGGTGAGGAAGCCGTTGATCGCCCCGTGCATATGCAGGAAGTCTTCGCGACGCTGTATCACAATCTGGGCATCGATGTCGCGTCCACGACAATCGAAGATAACAACGGACGTCCTCAGTACCTGATCGATCAGCAGACTCCCATCCGCGAACTCGTCTGA
- a CDS encoding response regulator — MNWLILLVDDDPLILKSIRGALRPLEQTGTQIWSCHSAKEAIQILEESPIDLIISDENMGEMKGTELLSWVSGHSPETRRIILTGDHSLSPLIDSHSPAGVDAYLTKPFKNQDVLSIVVWLMTN; from the coding sequence ATGAACTGGCTGATTCTACTCGTTGATGATGATCCTCTGATCCTAAAGTCCATCCGGGGAGCGCTGCGTCCACTGGAACAAACGGGGACTCAGATCTGGAGCTGTCATTCCGCAAAAGAGGCGATTCAAATTCTGGAAGAGTCACCGATAGATCTGATCATTTCGGATGAAAACATGGGGGAGATGAAGGGAACGGAGCTATTGAGTTGGGTCAGCGGACACTCCCCGGAGACCAGACGCATCATTCTGACTGGGGATCACAGTCTGTCCCCACTGATAGATTCACATTCTCCAGCAGGCGTTGATGCCTATCTGACGAAACCATTCAAGAATCAGGACGTATTGTCAATCGTCGTCTGGCTGATGACGAATTGA
- a CDS encoding sialidase family protein, producing MRHCLHFTLIVLTTWFSARITNSAEPAVEPEIVKQVVAVKNVCAWPNLTLLPDGTIVVIFHNQPSHGQQEGDIDCWASSDGIAWEKRSTITRHKPGTVRMNHAAGVAHNGDLVVLCSGWTNHKQPERPKQAPFRDDIMRNWVLRSQDGGRTWEQRDVFPAAEPGWSEFIPFGDIWAGSDGALHVSCYQGKFKDPTQSTRTSGWRSWHFRSEDDGWTWQPVSIIGDRHNETDLFPLGENKWLAAARVDKMELIRSDDNGATWQKPLPVTERNEINGHLLRLKDGRLLLSYGVRVNGKRGVCAKLSSDDGQTWSSPLRLAHTADGGDCGYPSSVQKANGDIVTAWYSNNSPLHQGYHLGVTVWKAPAAVTK from the coding sequence ATGCGTCATTGCCTGCATTTTACCCTGATTGTTCTGACTACCTGGTTCAGTGCCAGGATTACTAATTCAGCAGAACCTGCAGTAGAACCGGAAATCGTCAAACAGGTCGTTGCCGTCAAGAACGTTTGCGCCTGGCCTAATCTGACGCTGCTCCCCGATGGAACGATCGTTGTGATATTCCACAATCAACCCAGTCATGGACAGCAGGAAGGGGACATTGATTGCTGGGCCAGCTCCGATGGCATCGCATGGGAGAAGCGGAGTACCATCACCCGGCACAAACCGGGGACGGTGCGGATGAATCACGCAGCGGGAGTCGCCCACAACGGCGATCTGGTTGTGCTCTGTTCCGGCTGGACCAATCACAAGCAACCTGAACGACCCAAGCAGGCCCCGTTTCGCGATGACATTATGCGCAACTGGGTATTGCGTTCCCAGGATGGGGGACGCACCTGGGAGCAGCGGGATGTCTTTCCAGCTGCCGAGCCCGGCTGGTCGGAATTTATTCCCTTTGGTGATATCTGGGCGGGCAGTGATGGTGCTCTGCACGTTTCCTGCTATCAGGGAAAGTTCAAAGATCCCACCCAGTCCACTCGTACCAGTGGCTGGCGTTCCTGGCATTTTCGCAGTGAAGACGACGGCTGGACCTGGCAGCCGGTGTCCATTATCGGTGACCGACACAATGAGACGGACCTGTTTCCGTTGGGCGAAAACAAGTGGCTGGCCGCAGCCCGTGTGGACAAGATGGAGTTGATTCGCAGTGACGATAATGGAGCGACATGGCAGAAACCGCTGCCGGTGACCGAACGCAACGAGATCAACGGGCACCTGCTGCGACTAAAGGACGGGCGATTACTGCTCAGTTACGGTGTCCGGGTAAACGGCAAGCGTGGTGTCTGTGCCAAACTCAGCAGCGATGACGGTCAGACCTGGAGCAGTCCCCTGCGCCTGGCCCATACTGCCGATGGTGGGGACTGTGGCTATCCCTCCAGCGTTCAGAAAGCGAACGGCGACATTGTGACCGCCTGGTATTCGAACAATTCGCCCCTGCATCAAGGTTATCATCTGGGAGTGACGGTCTGGAAAGCACCTGCGGCAGTAACCAAGTAA
- a CDS encoding PQQ-binding-like beta-propeller repeat protein, translated as MLLRFFSCAALVLFSTALASAEDWSQWLGPDRSSVWDAEDIVESFPQSGLKVEWRVPVGLGYSGPAVVDDKVYVLDYVKDSGEVVNNPGGTSKIEGKERVLCVSAENGKTIWEYDYSCPYDISYAAGPRCTPTVADGKVYALGAEGNLTCLDAATGKFIWSKDFKKEYQSKTPFWGHAASPLVDGEAVYCLVGGPGSVAVAFDKNTGKELWRALDNDDIGYCPPTMITHEGVKQLLIWHPKSLNSLNPETGQVYWSLPLKPQYNMSVTVPRKQEDFLYVSGIGDEAAWIELKGKAKPEIAWKGKTREALFCCNSTPFIVGDTIYGSDIQSGDFVAVSLKDGKRLWASKEVTQAGRRDRHATAFIVKHDDHFFLFTEKGDLVLADLSPSGYKEISRFHVLEPTNEAFGRPVVWSHPAFANQSLFARNDKELVRVSLKK; from the coding sequence ATGCTTTTGCGATTTTTCTCCTGTGCCGCCCTCGTCCTATTCAGCACCGCGCTCGCTTCCGCGGAAGACTGGTCTCAATGGCTGGGGCCGGACCGCTCCAGCGTCTGGGATGCAGAGGATATCGTTGAATCGTTTCCACAATCAGGACTGAAAGTCGAATGGCGTGTGCCTGTCGGCCTGGGCTACAGCGGTCCTGCTGTCGTCGACGACAAAGTCTACGTGCTGGACTATGTCAAAGATTCAGGCGAAGTGGTCAACAACCCCGGGGGGACTTCCAAGATTGAAGGTAAGGAACGCGTGCTCTGCGTTTCTGCTGAGAATGGCAAAACGATCTGGGAATATGACTACAGTTGCCCCTACGATATTTCCTATGCAGCTGGCCCCCGTTGTACTCCTACCGTGGCAGACGGCAAAGTCTATGCTCTCGGAGCAGAAGGAAATCTCACCTGCCTGGACGCCGCTACTGGAAAGTTTATCTGGAGCAAAGATTTCAAAAAGGAATATCAGTCTAAAACACCGTTCTGGGGACATGCTGCCAGCCCGCTTGTAGATGGCGAAGCGGTTTACTGCCTGGTTGGTGGTCCGGGTTCGGTTGCAGTGGCGTTTGATAAAAACACCGGCAAAGAACTCTGGCGGGCTCTGGACAACGACGATATCGGTTACTGTCCTCCAACCATGATTACACACGAAGGTGTCAAACAACTGTTGATCTGGCATCCGAAGTCACTGAATTCGCTCAATCCTGAAACGGGTCAGGTCTACTGGTCACTCCCTCTCAAGCCGCAATACAACATGTCGGTGACGGTTCCCCGGAAACAGGAAGATTTTCTGTATGTCTCCGGAATTGGCGACGAAGCGGCATGGATCGAACTGAAGGGAAAAGCCAAACCTGAAATTGCCTGGAAGGGTAAAACCCGCGAAGCACTCTTCTGCTGCAACAGCACACCGTTCATTGTGGGAGACACAATCTACGGCAGTGACATTCAGTCGGGCGACTTTGTCGCAGTCAGCCTTAAAGATGGCAAACGCCTGTGGGCCTCCAAGGAAGTGACTCAGGCTGGTCGTCGGGACCGTCACGCGACCGCCTTCATCGTCAAACACGACGATCATTTCTTTCTATTTACCGAGAAGGGAGACCTGGTGCTCGCTGACCTGTCGCCCAGCGGATACAAGGAAATCAGCCGCTTCCACGTGCTGGAGCCGACGAATGAGGCCTTCGGTCGTCCCGTCGTCTGGAGCCATCCCGCGTTTGCAAATCAGTCGCTGTTCGCCCGCAACGATAAGGAACTGGTTCGCGTGAGTCTGAAGAAGTAA
- a CDS encoding DUF1559 domain-containing protein, translating to MRYRRSGFTLIELLVVIAIIAILISLLLPAVQQAREAARRSTCKNNMKQLALALHNYHETHGLFPPGAIATTTTSSAYNVWGDAGKTPGTGLHGTSWMVQILPYVDQAPLYNKWNFNTNVMGNRSLAENDISLFYCPTRRSKVRKVDDRIMLGENPVAGSTLPSNRFVKGGSDYGTCIGGGNGWADGDYFHLTHRTDSLIGTFGGGSGAFLGMFSVNSDTAIRDVDDGTSNTIMAGELQKLHSSSAPKSSQDCWAAGGVATMFDTGISGGTAGGFNNGFYQSAGSDHEGGAHFGFADGSVHFLSENMSSRVYLELGTADGRESTNFSP from the coding sequence ATGCGCTATCGAAGATCGGGCTTTACGCTCATTGAACTGCTGGTGGTCATCGCGATCATTGCTATCTTAATCTCACTTCTACTTCCTGCTGTCCAGCAGGCGCGTGAGGCCGCTCGCCGCAGTACCTGTAAAAATAACATGAAGCAGCTGGCGCTCGCGCTCCACAATTATCACGAAACACATGGACTGTTTCCGCCGGGAGCAATCGCCACAACGACGACCTCCAGTGCTTACAATGTCTGGGGGGATGCGGGCAAAACTCCTGGAACCGGTTTACATGGGACAAGCTGGATGGTCCAGATTCTCCCATATGTAGACCAGGCTCCGCTCTACAATAAATGGAACTTCAATACCAACGTGATGGGGAATCGCAGTCTGGCAGAGAACGACATTTCTTTGTTCTATTGCCCCACGCGTCGCAGTAAGGTTCGCAAGGTTGACGACAGAATTATGCTTGGTGAAAATCCGGTAGCGGGTTCGACGTTGCCTTCGAATCGGTTTGTCAAAGGGGGCTCCGATTACGGAACCTGTATCGGCGGTGGAAATGGCTGGGCCGATGGTGATTACTTTCACCTGACGCACCGTACCGATTCACTGATCGGCACGTTCGGAGGAGGCAGCGGTGCCTTTCTGGGTATGTTCTCCGTGAATAGTGATACCGCGATTCGCGACGTCGACGATGGCACTTCTAATACCATCATGGCCGGAGAATTGCAGAAGCTGCACAGTTCCAGTGCTCCCAAATCGAGCCAGGACTGCTGGGCCGCTGGTGGTGTGGCCACCATGTTCGATACCGGGATTTCCGGGGGAACTGCAGGCGGCTTTAACAATGGTTTCTATCAGTCAGCCGGTTCCGATCATGAAGGGGGCGCCCATTTTGGTTTCGCGGATGGCTCAGTCCATTTTCTCAGCGAAAACATGAGCTCCCGCGTCTACCTGGAACTCGGAACCGCGGACGGCAGGGAATCGACAAACTTTAGCCCCTGA
- a CDS encoding DUF2726 domain-containing protein translates to MPTRTQQQPQGCLTVLLKLIGIDLGKGQQKHPYRLRDDFLSAAELSFFRVLQQSVKEDLVICPKVRLADLFMVPQAEGSQAWRNKIDRKHVDFLLCEPATMRPRLGIELDDSSHAKQKRQERDQLVEAVFEAAQLPLLRVPATRTYSVLEITEQIHLNLAQGENSPLVEPQFHQGVPICPKCGIKMVERTASKGTRRGTRFWGCQNYPQCRETVPV, encoded by the coding sequence ATGCCCACCAGGACACAGCAGCAACCCCAGGGGTGCCTGACCGTTTTGCTCAAATTGATCGGTATTGACCTCGGTAAGGGACAGCAAAAACATCCCTACCGGTTACGCGATGATTTTCTATCTGCCGCAGAGCTCTCTTTTTTTCGAGTTCTGCAGCAGTCGGTCAAAGAAGATCTGGTGATCTGCCCGAAAGTCAGACTGGCCGATCTGTTCATGGTCCCTCAAGCCGAGGGCAGTCAGGCCTGGCGAAATAAAATCGATCGCAAACACGTTGACTTTCTACTCTGTGAGCCCGCCACGATGCGACCGCGTCTGGGGATCGAACTGGACGATTCCAGTCACGCAAAACAGAAAAGGCAGGAACGTGATCAACTGGTAGAGGCGGTCTTTGAGGCTGCGCAGTTACCATTATTACGAGTGCCTGCGACGCGAACCTACAGCGTGCTGGAAATAACAGAGCAGATTCATCTGAATCTGGCACAAGGTGAAAACAGTCCGCTAGTAGAACCACAGTTTCATCAGGGAGTTCCCATCTGTCCCAAATGTGGTATCAAAATGGTTGAGCGAACTGCGTCCAAAGGGACACGCCGGGGGACTCGCTTCTGGGGCTGTCAAAATTATCCACAGTGCCGCGAGACTGTACCCGTCTGA
- a CDS encoding DUF1559 domain-containing protein: protein MTNERKYQKGFTLIELLVVIAIIAILIALLLPAVQSAREAARRSTCKNNLKQIGLALHNYHETHGVFPPGSIVTLTNGGSGNTVRWRDWMEAGSMSPVSYHGTSWMLQILPFVDQANVYNKWNFNTNVMGNRAVAETDIPIFYCPTRRSKVRKVDQKLQLDETPGSTTITNPFQKGGNDYGGCKGSGNGFGDGFSGTGHESLGVGASSEWMGTFSGGHLGIFYPNSDTQIRDVKDGTTNTLMTGEMQRLRGNDASLSLDGWAAGGVANIFDTDTAGSSSENGSGNNRGINGGQYEAPGSDHVGGAHFGMADGSVRFISENIDNTTFNRIGTADGNKVAGEF, encoded by the coding sequence ATGACAAACGAGCGGAAATACCAAAAGGGCTTTACTCTGATTGAACTTCTGGTGGTGATCGCGATTATTGCAATCTTGATCGCCCTGTTACTGCCGGCGGTGCAGTCAGCGCGTGAAGCAGCGCGCCGCAGTACCTGTAAAAACAATCTGAAACAGATTGGACTGGCGCTGCACAATTATCATGAGACACATGGCGTCTTTCCTCCAGGATCCATTGTCACTCTGACCAATGGGGGAAGTGGTAACACGGTCCGCTGGCGGGACTGGATGGAGGCCGGAAGCATGTCTCCCGTGAGCTATCACGGTACGAGCTGGATGTTGCAGATCCTGCCCTTTGTCGATCAGGCTAATGTCTATAACAAGTGGAATTTCAACACCAACGTGATGGGCAACCGTGCGGTTGCGGAAACAGACATCCCAATTTTTTACTGTCCGACCCGCCGCAGTAAGGTTCGCAAAGTTGATCAGAAACTGCAACTGGATGAAACACCCGGTTCCACCACGATCACCAACCCATTCCAGAAGGGGGGGAACGACTACGGCGGGTGTAAAGGTTCTGGCAACGGCTTCGGTGACGGTTTCAGTGGGACTGGTCATGAATCGCTGGGGGTCGGAGCCAGCAGTGAATGGATGGGAACATTCTCGGGCGGACACCTGGGCATTTTCTATCCCAACAGCGATACCCAGATACGCGACGTGAAGGACGGGACTACTAATACCCTGATGACAGGTGAAATGCAGCGTCTGCGCGGAAACGACGCTTCGCTGAGTCTGGACGGCTGGGCCGCGGGGGGAGTTGCGAATATCTTCGACACCGATACGGCAGGCAGCAGTTCAGAGAACGGCAGCGGTAATAATCGAGGAATCAATGGCGGCCAGTACGAGGCGCCTGGCAGCGATCATGTAGGGGGCGCTCATTTCGGCATGGCCGATGGCTCCGTCCGGTTTATCAGTGAGAACATTGATAATACCACCTTTAACCGGATTGGTACGGCCGACGGGAATAAAGTTGCCGGTGAGTTCTAA